A genome region from Gymnogyps californianus isolate 813 chromosome 4, ASM1813914v2, whole genome shotgun sequence includes the following:
- the TRMT10A gene encoding tRNA methyltransferase 10 homolog A, with the protein MKYLSRVEKQVSKPGQRLMSSETPTESPEVPTENTMSPEVPDVEGKVKSSDNPVERWEAGSDKEECLEPMSKRQRKKLLKQKQWEEQKDLRRQKRKEKRQKRKLERQSKLDSSNEGNDRKRMRREVVPSTLRLVVDCSFDDLMVLKDVKKLHKQIQRCYAENRKAFHPVQFYLTSHGGQLKSNMNENDKGWVNWKDIQIRTEHYSELIKKEDLVYLTSDSPDVLSEIDEKKAYVIGGLVDHNHHKGITYKKAVEQGIGHAQLPLGNFVKMNSRKVLAVNHVFEIILAYLEKRDWKEAFFSVLPQRKGAVPLGEANDSSRHALSGKEDEDNDSDSN; encoded by the exons atgaaatatttatcacGTGTTGAGAAACAAGTCAGTAAACCTGGCCAAAGGCTAATGTCGTCAGAAACGCCAACAGAAAGTCCAGAGGTGCCAACGGAAAATACCATGTCCCCTGAAGTTCCTGATGTGGAAGGAAAGGTGAAGTCAAGTGACAATCCAGTAGAGAGATGGGAGGCAGGCTCAGACAAGGAAGAATGCCTTGAGCCCATGTCAAAGAGGCAAAGGAAGAAGCTATTGAAGCAGAAACAgtgggaagaacagaaagatcTGCGGAG GCAGAAACGAAAAGAAAAACGCCAGAAGAGAAAACTAGAACGTCAGTCAAAATTGGACTCCAGTAATGAAGGGAATGACAGAAAGCGTATGCGAAGGGAAGTTGTTCCTAGTACGCTTCGCCTCGTTGTGGATTGCAGCTTTGATGACCTGATGGTGCTAAAG GATGTTAAGAAGCTTCACAAGCAAATTCAGAGATGTTATGCAGAAAACCGCAAAGCATTTCATCCTGTGCAG TTTTACTTGACCAGCCATGGGGGACAGTTGAAGAGTAACATGAATGAAAATGACAAAGGATGGGTGAACTGGAAG GATATCCAAATTAGAACAGAGCACTATAGTGAGCTAATAAAGAAAGAAGACCTAGTATATCTTACCTCAGATTCCCCGGACGTTCTCAGTGAGATTGATGAGAAGAAAGCCTATGTGATTGGAGGACTGGTGGATCACAATCACCACAAG GGAATTACTTACAAAAAAGCTGTAGAGCAGGGAATTGGTCATGCACAGCTCCCGCTTGGAAACTTTGTCAAGATGAACAGTCGGAAAGTGTTAGCCGTCAATCATG TGTTTGAGATCATCCTTGCAtacctggagaagagagactgGAAGGAGGCCTTTTTCAGTGTCTTGCCACAGCGGAAAGGGGCTGTTCCTTTGGGAGAAGCCAATGATTCGTCCAGACATGCTCTGtctggaaaagaagatgaagacaaTGACTCGGACAGCAACTAG